In Agromyces sp. Leaf222, the genomic window TCGAGCGCGTCGAACACGTCGCCGACCCGGGCTGCCCGCGTCAGCGTCGGGCGGTCGGAGGCCGCAGGCCAGGCCGTCGTGATCGTGCCCGCCGCGACATCCGCCGTCAGGAGCTCGGTGCCCGCGTGCGCCGACGCGATCACGCTGAGGCCGCTCGTGGCGTCGGAGCCGCCGTCGAGCCACACGACGTGCGCGGCGTCGGCGTAGTGCGCGCGGAAGAGCAGGTGCGGATCGAGCCACCCGTCGAGCCGGCGGCTTCGGGTTCGGCGCGGCATCCGTTCAGCCTATGCGGTCATGCGGCCGTCGAGGCGTCCGTCGTCGATGCCGATGGTGCGGTCGACGAGGCGGTCGTCGACGGGTGCGTGCGAGATGACGAGCACCGTGCGGCCCGCGCTGCGAGCGGCCGTGACGAGGTCGTGCATGAGCGCGCCGGCCTGCGCGGCGTCGACGTTCGCGGTCGGCTCGTCGAGCACCAGCACGGGGAACCCGGCGAGCGTGGCCCGGGCGAGCGCGATGCGCTGCGCCTGTCCGCCCGAGACGAGCGATCCGCGCTCGCCGACGCGGGCGTCGAGCCCCCCGCGCGCCTCGACCCATTCGCGGAGTCCGACGCGGTCGAGGGCGTCGAGCAGCTCGTCGTCGGTCGCCGCGTCGCGTGCGAAGAGGAGGTTCTGCCGCACGGACTCGTCGAAGAGCCACGGCCGCTGCTCGACGAGTCCCACGATGCGGCGCAGCGCATCGGGGTCGAGCGCCGACGCCTCGACGCCGCCGAGCCGATACGAGCCGGCGTAGTCGAGGAACCGCACGAGCACGTGCGCGAGCGTGGTCTTGCCCGCCCCCGATGGCCCGCGCAACAGCGCGCACTCCCCCGGCGCGAGGTCGAGGTCGACGTGCACGAGCGCGGTCCCGGATGCCGCGGGCGGCGCATCGGAGCCCGTGACGCCACGCTCGGGGTCGCCGTCGAGCTCGCGCAGGGCCGGCCACGAGGCCTGCACCCCTCGCAGGCTGATCGCCGGAGGCGCCGCGCCCGATGGCGGATCGACCGGCGTCTCGGGCGGCACGGGAACCCCCGCGGGAACCTGCTGCGGCACGGCCGACTCGACGCGCGCGGCGCTCGTGCGCGCCTGGCGCCACGCGGTCGCCGCGAGCGGGATCGCCGCGGCGACCTCGGCGATGGCGAGCGGCACGAGCGCGAGCACGGCGAAGACGGGTCCGCCGATGCGGCCGTCCTCGAGCAGCGGTGCGGCGGCCGCGAGGCTGCCCGCGACCGCGAAGCCGCCGATCGCCGTCATCGCGGCGGAAGCCGCTCCCGCCGCCATGACCCGGGACCGCGTCGCCCTGGCG contains:
- the cydC gene encoding thiol reductant ABC exporter subunit CydC, with translation MSERGSVMLRAAIPSAARLAPSVLSGIASGFSAIALLACSAWLIARAAEQPPVLYLSVAVVGVRAFALGRAVFRYLERLTGHDASFRQLAAIRTGVFERMLPVAPDGLATARRGDLLARFVDDVDELQNVPLRVVQPLVSAVIVLVAAIVGVALLAPASAFAVLACLVVGIGLTLLAQSFASARAQRELAPLRGDLQAAVLEHVQSVDVLVAFDAADGSRARIERLGDRLARATRSRVMAAGAASAAMTAIGGFAVAGSLAAAAPLLEDGRIGGPVFAVLALVPLAIAEVAAAIPLAATAWRQARTSAARVESAVPQQVPAGVPVPPETPVDPPSGAAPPAISLRGVQASWPALRELDGDPERGVTGSDAPPAASGTALVHVDLDLAPGECALLRGPSGAGKTTLAHVLVRFLDYAGSYRLGGVEASALDPDALRRIVGLVEQRPWLFDESVRQNLLFARDAATDDELLDALDRVGLREWVEARGGLDARVGERGSLVSGGQAQRIALARATLAGFPVLVLDEPTANVDAAQAGALMHDLVTAARSAGRTVLVISHAPVDDRLVDRTIGIDDGRLDGRMTA